In Lachancea thermotolerans CBS 6340 chromosome H complete sequence, a single genomic region encodes these proteins:
- the CUS1 gene encoding U2 snRNP complex subunit CUS1 (similar to uniprot|Q02554 Saccharomyces cerevisiae YMR240C CUS1 Protein required for assembly of U2 snRNP into the spliceosome forms a complex with Hsh49p and Hsh155p), with protein MGKSVKSRRRQKAKKSSCLEKSSAARRELASLIDNVRLERNPEKHDMQITSPSTFHEDVVPDQFKAVFAKFQVQSEPEKPDSLSSRSRDSDAVADSRNNEMFPDSKSAITTDEKTKVSKKKLRKLSKPALSELKSVVVYPEVIQWYDCDAPDPVLLSKIKSQKNVVQVPGHWQLKREYLSGRSVVAKRPFELPDVIRQTNIEEMRSTLPAQDEPNEKTLKESSRARIRPKLGSLDLDYRKLHDAFFKLGAHWKPDLMLPYGDLFYENRNLEEETKWSLMEKEKRPGTIGKDLRTALGLPEGKLPPWCYKFKELGMPPSYPGYKVAGINWDISNLRGDVYGTLGTKLKTQRESELFGKMVKADDSEGGSENEVGDAVDEEKDIAHLRNEDADTLSDAKEAQRQQELEAKIKAESMKEVLKRRQAHAKQQNSDAPKRLYSIIEQKEGSNGPGSVEGNVLYDIKGSRYGKEESPSENENKKQRTIQTNERDVTETFKF; from the coding sequence ATGGGAAAATCTGTTAAGAGCAGACGGCGTCAAAAGGCTAAAAAGTCATCTTGTCTCGAGAAGAGCTCTGCGGCCCGAAGGGAGCTCGCAAGTTTGATTGACAACGTAAGGCTGGAAAGAAATCCAGAGAAGCATGATATGCAAATCACGAGCCCGAGCACGTTCCATGAAGACGTTGTGCCAGACCAattcaaagctgttttcGCCAAGTTCCAGGTGCAGAGCGAGCCCGAGAAGCCAGACTCCCTTAGTTCAAGGTCTCGCGACAGCGACGCTGTTGCGGATAGCCGTAACAATGAAATGTTTCCTGATTCAAAGTCTGCTATAACAACTGATGAAAAAACTAAAGTCtctaaaaaaaagctgcgAAAGCTTAGCAAGCCTGCTCTTTCGGAGCTCAAATCCGTCGTAGTGTACCCGGAGGTTATTCAGTGGTACGACTGCGACGCCCCGGATCCCGTGTTACTCTCAAAGATAAAGTCTCAGAAAAACGTTGTTCAAGTTCCGGGTCATTGGCAGTTAAAGAGAGAATATCTCTCCGGCAGGTCGGTTGTGGCCAAAAGGCCCTTCGAATTACCAGACGTTATACGGCAGACAAATATTGAAGAAATGCGCAGCACGCTGCCAGCGCAAGACGAACCCAACGAGAAAACGCTAAAAGAGTCTTCTAGAGCAAGAATTCGCCCCAAGCTTGGCAGTTTGGATTTAGACTACCGTAAGCTTCACGACGCTTTTTTTAAGTTAGGCGCACACTGGAAGCCAGACCTAATGCTTCCGTATGGAGATCTATTTTACGAAAATAGAAATCTAGAAGAGGAGACAAAATGGTCCCTGATGGAGAAGGAAAAACGCCCAGGAACAATTGGGAAGGATCTGAGGACAGCTCTAGGATTACCGGAGGGAAAGCTGCCGCCATGGTGTTACAAATTCAAGGAGTTAGGAATGCCACCATCTTATCCCGGCTATAAAGTCGCCGGTATAAACTGGGACATATCAAATTTACGGGGTGACGTCTATGGCACCTTGGGAACAAAACTGAAAACTCAAAGGGAAtctgagctttttggaaaaatggTTAAGGCCGATGATAGCGAAGGAGGCTCAGAAAATGAGGTTGGTGATGCTGTCGACGAAGAGAAGGATATAGCGCACTTAAGAAACGAAGACGCTGACACTCTGAGCGACGCTAAAGAAGCACAGAGACAACAAGAGCTGGAGGCAAAGATAAAAGCTGAAAGCATGAAGGAGGTCCTCAAGCGCAGACAAGCACATGCtaaacaacaaaattcAGATGCTCCGAAGAGGCTTTACTCTATCATTGAACAGAAAGAAGGTTCAAATGGCCCAGGCAGTGTTGAAGGTAACGTCCTTTATGACATCAAGGGATCTAGATATGGGAAAGAGGAAAGTCCCAGCGAAAATGAGAACAAGAAACAACGCACTATTCAAACAAATGAGCGAGATGTGACTGAAACCTTTAAGTTCTAG
- the ISW2 gene encoding DNA translocase (similar to uniprot|Q08773 Saccharomyces cerevisiae YOR304W ISW2 Member of the imitation-switch (ISWI) class of ATP-dependent chromatin remodeling complexes ATPase component that with Itc1p forms a complex required for repression of a-specific genes INO1 and early meiotic genes during mitotic growth) yields MGKDARDDAKYWKERKSRYILHSGLRVDKQKQKDETYERFRYLLKLTDLFRHFISVRAKQDKNIQKLLKSIDQDGAGGGKLSEKRSQDSRHYRKSEKEEDAELLEEEEDEGTPALILTESPSYIKSGTLRDYQIQGLNWLLSLHDNKLSGILADEMGLGKTLQTIAFLGYLRYVKGIDGPHIIIVPKSTLNNWKRELAKWTPEVNTVVLSGDKYERQQLLKDIVLECKFDVLITSYEMVIREKATLKRFRWQYIIVDEAHRIKNEESALSQIIRLFHSEGRLLITGTPLQNNLHELWALLNFLLPDVFGDSDAFDEWFQQNNTDEDQEVVVQQLHTVLSPFLLRRLKSEVETSLLPKIETNLYVGMTDMQVQWYKSLLEKDLDAVNGAIGKREGNTRLLNIVMQLRKCCNHPYLFEGAEPGPPYTTDEHLIFNAGKMIVLDKLLKKKREAGSRVLIFSQMSRLLDILEDYCFFREYSYCRIDGSTSHEERIDAIDQFNEPNSDKFIFLLTTRAGGLGINLVTADTVVLYDSDWNPQADLQAMDRAHRIGQKKQVYVYRFVTENAIEEKVIERAAQKLRLDQLVIQQGVGKKTSAIGSSKGELLGMIQFGAKDVFGKGSRKMSTDDDIEEILRKGEQKTHELNAKYEKLGLDDLQKFNGLGDQSAYEWNGENFQKKINDQTENWINPSRRERRRDQVSYIDDSNKDGDGSKSMKSSPQPRMAKPPKLINVQDFQFFPSGFKELQEKEQLSFRKKVNYRVSAYDLGLEENDIPSSELSERVAQEQAKIDSVGDYTEEDERLKQELIHHAFTNWTKREFLTFISSCAKYGRDDFSAISESLDNKTIDEVKAYAKVFWERHKELNGYEKYLNTIEGGEKKADRLKVQGALLREKVEQFQYPMQEMTINYPPKNSRKTFDQVEDRFILMAVNKYGLSSENLYDKVKQDIMKSDLFRFNWFFKSRTAQEISKRANTLLSIVTREFESSESLKRKQSEPKKDVSIEGASQASAEPVEKKPKMHEISTQ; encoded by the coding sequence ATGGGGAAGGACGCACGAGATGACGCTAAGTATTGGAAGGAGAGGAAGAGTCGGTATATTCTGCACTCTGGTTTGAGGGTAGATAAacagaaacagaaagaTGAGACATATGAGAGATTTCGATACCTTCTGAAGTTAACAGACCTTTTTCGCCATTTCATAAGCGTACGAGCAAAACAAGATAAaaacattcaaaaactgctcaaaagcATCGATCAAGATGGCGCAGGAGGGGGTAAACTATCTGAAAAAAGATCACAAGACTCTAGGCACTATAGAAAGAGTgagaaagaggaagatgcCGAGCTTCtagaggaagaggaggacgaAGGAACTCCCGCCTTAATTCTGACTGAATCTCCCAGTTACATCAAGTCTGGAACCCTTCGGGATTATCAGATTCAAGGCTTGAACTGGCTGCTTTCGTTGCATGATAACAAACTGTCGGGCATATTGGCAGACGAAATGGGACTAGGAAAAACGCTTCAAACGATTGCGTTTCTCGGCTATCTTCGTTACGTGAAGGGGATAGACGGCCCACACATTATTATAGTGCCGAAATCTACGTTAAACAATTGGAAGCGTGAACTTGCTAAATGGACGCCTGAAGTCAACACTGTGGTTTTGAGCGGTGACAAATATGAACGTCAGCAACTACTGAAAGATATTGTTCTCGAATGCAAGTTTGATGTGCTTATAACTTCCTATGAGATGGTCATCAGAGAAAAGGCTACGCTTAAACGCTTCAGATGGCAATACATCATTGTTGATGAGGCACACcgcatcaaaaatgaagagAGTGCACTATCTCAAATCATAAGATTATTTCACTCCGAAGGTAGGCTACTTATTACCGGAACCCCACTCCAAAACAACTTGCATGAGCTTTGGGCACTTCTTAACTTTTTACTTCCAGATGTTTTTGGCGATTCTGATGCTTTTGACGAGTGGTTTCAGCAGAACAATACAGATGAAGACCAAGAGGTTGTTGTTCAGCAACTTCATACTGTCTTGAGCCCTTTCCTTTTAAGGAGGTTGAAATCAGAAGTGGAAACGTCTttgcttccaaaaatcGAGACAAACTTGTATGTTGGAATGACAGACATGCAGGTTCAATGGTACAAAAGCCTTCTAGAGAAAGACCTTGATGCTGTCAATGGTGCCATCGGCAAGCGCGAAGGTAATACAAGACTTCTTAACATCGTTATGCAGTTACGGAAATGCTGTAACCATCCTTATCTGTTTGAGGGAGCCGAACCCGGCCCTCCCTACACAACTGACGAGCACCTTATTTTCAATGCTGGTAAGATGATTGTACTTGAtaaacttttgaagaagaaaagggAGGCTGGTTCTCGCGTTCTTATTTTCAGTCAAATGTCTAGACTACTCGACATTCTTGAAGATTACTGCTTTTTCCGTGAGTATAGTTATTGCCGTATTGACGGTTCAACTTCCCACGAAGAAAGAATTGATGCTATCGATCAATTCAACGAACCAAATTCGGATAAATTCATTTTCCTTCTAACGACGAGAGCAGGGGGGCTGGGAATAAACCTTGTGACAGCTGACACAGTAGTTTTGTATGACTCAGATTGGAACCCACAAGCAGACTTGCAAGCTATGGACAGAGCCCATAGGATCggtcaaaaaaaacaagtctACGTTTACCGATTTGTTACCGAAAATGCaatagaagaaaaagtaATTGAacgagctgctcaaaagcttcgGCTGGACCAACTCGTTATACAACAGGGTGTGGGGAAGAAAACTTCGGCTATTGGGAGCTCTAAGGgtgaacttcttggaatgATTCAGTTTGGAGCAAAGGATGTCTTTGGAAAAGGTTCTAGAAAAATGTCTACAGATGATGATATTGAGGAGATTCTAAGAAAAGGAGAACAAAAGACACATGAATTAAATGCAAAGTATGAAAAACTTGGTTTGGAtgatcttcaaaaatttaaTGGGCTTGGCGACCAATCTGCTTACGAATGGAATGGGGAAAacttccagaagaaaatcaaCGACCAAACCGAAAATTGGATTAAtccttcaagaagagaaaggcGCAGGGACCAAGTTTCTTACATTGATGATAGTAATAAGGATGGTGACGGTTCCAAAAGCATGAAAAGCAGCCCTCAGCCTAGAATGGCAAAACCTCCAAAATTGATCAATGTTCAAGATTTTCAGTTCTTTCCTTCaggcttcaaagaacttcaggAGAAAGAGCAGCTCTCTTTCCGGAAGAAAGTTAATTACAGAGTTTCCGCTTATGATTTGgggcttgaagaaaatgacaTTCCAAGTTCAGAGCTTAGCGAGCGCGTGGCGCAAGAGCAAGCCAAAATCGACTCTGTTGGAGACTATACGGAGGAAGATGAAAGACTTAAGCAAGAGCTTATTCATCATGCATTTACAAACTGGACGAAAAGggagtttttgacttttaTTAGTAGCTGCGCCAAGTATGGTAGAGATGACTTCAGTGCCATTTCTGAGTCTTTGGACAACAAGACCATTGATGAGGTCAAGGCATATGCAAAAGTCTTTTGGGAAAGGCACAAGGAACTTAATGGCTACGAAAAGTACTTAAACACAATAGAAGGCggtgaaaaaaaggcagaTAGATTAAAGGTTCAAGGGGCCTTGCTCAGAGAAAAGGTGGAGCAGTTTCAGTATCCTATGCAAGAAATGACGATAAACTATCCCccaaaaaattcaaggaAAACGTTTGATCAGGTTGAAGATAGGTTCATATTAATGGCGGTCAACAAGTACGGGCTCTCCTCGGAGAACTTGTATGACAAAGTCAAACAAGACATCATGAAAAGCGATCTCTTTAGATTTAATTGGTTCTTTAAGTCACGGACAGCTCAAGAGATTTCGAAAAGAGCGAACACCTTGCTCTCCATAGTCACTAGGGAatttgaaagctctgagTCTCtcaagagaaaacaaagcGAGCCAAAGAAAGATGTCAGTATCGAAGGCGCTAGTCAGGCGAGCGCTGAGCCGGTTGAAAAGAAACCTAAAATGCACGAGATTTCTACTCAGTGA
- a CDS encoding KLTH0H15136p (conserved hypothetical protein), with translation MGSICVSCVYCFMISALHCCSVVSNENTDAGKRTLIIITAHVQSTRPSRNFTEAFRPYDALTYFNRPKIHSSSSSSMNGKKQTESHDVFGRDLSYLLSCHPGIEQLNKVDLYSREPESGYTPLHVCLRLGHLEKAFKLYERWKRQQSHFRASKENIWDLKDREGLTPIELYQCENDIWNYQNIPTAIYPERPTTGPSGGVSSIVQWKPRSRDGNASPLRRHTIEELINTYRKYRGGREFLTTGSNTHLQLGTGDSENRQELYKLNEYSLYPEDTCQKTRFSTAIMKRYHSLLVTAEGDVFTAGSGSRGRLGNGDTNASNVCHTKVSLDSERVKLIDSSDHHSIVLTTSGEIFCWGWNRYSQLGYSTPTSNVKKLDNSALENICSPKPKRVVSAPWKKNMSISVKFVACSKVHSCLIDDNNYLFSWGLNLGQMGTAKNYGENYDALHAGHKGWIVSPPCGTKLPAYVTNIRQLLCTEFATFILFEDNQLCVLNNSKILRFSIPKAMSKQQLSSNGFDIFVPTSLSKNNKVLKLKTAHSYGNNMCFLYGNGSVGILQSELINNSAHSWSKLPNLLPTTQYWVPYFSWNKCLDFDVGAKGQLALCTVSGKLFKCETLSGQKFHRQRSNKLISGKCILVSCDSLFSSFALIKDDIDMIPLGFPKQNLYKDIAAISPLSKWPIERFRRLKCEELRDKPDSGFLFDDFAKPGARVEHSDKESVILDVGNSLSTNNQADSLWRTFSSRWFKKTSFVQSEIFSNESNRNYSLFNSEGAHDRYDVLFVDGKTGQIVGACHRALLMARAPNFIKQITTFGSFTPKSNHSLSFVLKSDLCDNKGCTVIQMVSGNIDLRAICCALHYMYTDEIPELGFISETQERKHFEASAKQFMKALDLHLTTFRGDKLPFALAKLLKQSNAEYDLSGEFSPDVIIELTNGEQFHAHSFILRNRSAFFESALSNRWAKLTGNIKVLKMHQVSKDELFCIMKYIYGFGFEELFSQCEFGGYKEFVNFVLGLIQTSDEFMMTGLKHYLESILIDYIDSSTVMIILVNAHRLCSKALVIECCWFIQHNIGLLFCEGNFKIINEYFDSYLWRTIQDFFSRTRSMNSINFPTWYNENGNPSYTIRLYESNIKKFNELFMDPDNAFEPSFELNTQQKKPTTLRKNSDRRKSSSARKMSLSQDDLANVRRPSSSAGDVKKQGFNLNLSFMAKNSEEAIEDDSVIIGNGGFVTVAKSKRKPSKSSPATKSLEVSASKTVSNSANVNVAMFENVTRLDSQEARSQERALSRASMFPVLANAVLSTTSSEEISKVAPSSTSIPFSTAKKISQKERLKTITAENKQTPVAQKKPVWGGKSSKAIPNPASTTVTPSASKFPSLSQSLHHQVPKKKAPSKGLTSTGESCTIPLYLSNPNTNTVKPPRSLKETIEEERFAKWWAEESERVQQELKKQEAEEREALNNIYSSGQPSRKKNVKKQKPQRPVNRKQAQAKTST, from the coding sequence aTGGGTTCGATATGTGTTTCGTGTGTGTATTGCTTCATGATCTCTGCTTTACACTGTTGTAGCGTAGTTTCGAACGAAAATACAGATGCTGGAAAACGAACCTTGATAATAATAACCGCACATGTTCAATCTACACGGCCCTCGCGTAACTTTACAGAGGCTTTTAGACCTTATGACGCTCTAACTTATTTCAATCGCCCCAAAATTCACAGCAGCAGTAGCAGCAGCATGAATGGCAAAAAGCAAACTGAATCACACGAtgtttttggaagagaCCTGTCATATCTTCTGTCGTGCCACCCTGGGATAGAACAACTGAACAAGGTTGACTTGTACTCTCGTGAGCCTGAAAGCGGGTACACGCCACTCCATGTATGTCTAAGACTAGGGCATTTGGAAAAAGCATTCAAACTTTACGAGCGGTGGAAGAGGCAGCAGTCTCACTTCCGCGCTAGCAAAGAAAACATCTGGGACCTTAAGGATCGTGAGGGCTTGACTCCTATCGAACTTTACCAATGCGAAAATGATATTTGGAACTACCAAAACATTCCAACGGCAATTTATCCAGAACGGCCCACAACCGGGCCATCTGGAGGAGTATCCTCGATCGTGCAATGGAAgccaagatcaagagacGGCAACGCTTCGCCGCTGCGCAGGCACACAATCGAGGAGCTCATAAACACTTATCGGAAATACCGTGGTGGGCGCGAGTTTTTGACTACAGGCTCTAACactcatcttcaacttgggACCGGAGACTCTGAAAATAGACAAGAACTTTACAAACTCAACGAGTACTCACTTTATCCTGAAGATACGTGCCAGAAAACGAGGTTTAGTACCGCCATAATGAAAAGGTATCATTCACTTCTGGTAACGGCAGAGGGCGATGTCTTTACTGCGGGTAGTGGCAGCAGAGGAAGATTAGGAAATGGTGATACAAATGCATCAAATGTCTGCCACACTAAAGTTTCTTTGGATTCAGAACGGGTGAAGCTGATTGATAGTAGCGACCATCACTCTATTGTACTGACAACATCGGGCGAAATATTCTGCTGGGGCTGGAACCGCTACTCTCAGCTCGGTTATTCAACCCCGACGAGTAATGTCAAAAAGCTAGACAAttcagctcttgaaaaTATTTGCAGCccaaagcccaaaagaGTTGTAAGCGCCccatggaagaagaacatgtCCATAAGTGTCAAATTTGTcgcttgttcaaaagttcaTTCTTGCCTTATTGATGACAACAACTATCTTTTCTCCTGGGGGCTAAATTTAGGCCAGATGGGAACTGCTAAAAATTATGGCGAAAATTACGATGCGCTGCACGCCGGGCATAAAGGCTGGATCGTGTCACCGCCATGTGGAACAAAACTGCCAGCTTATGTGACGAATATACGCCAACTTTTGTGTACCGAATTCGCTACCTTTAttctctttgaagacaACCAGCTCTGTGTCCTCAATAATTCCAAAATACTTCGCTTCTCTATACCGAAGGCCATGTCTAAACAGCAGCTATCTTCTAACGGATTCGACATCTTTGTTCCCACTTCCTTaagcaaaaacaacaaggtTCTCAAGCTAAAGACAGCACACTCATATGGTAACAATATGTGCTTTCTTTACGGAAACGGCAGTGTTGGCATTCTTCAATCAGAACTCATCAACAATTCGGCGCACAGCTGGTCTAAACTACCAAATCTACTGCCCACCACTCAATATTGGGTCCCGTATTTTAGCTGGAATAAATGCTTGGATTTTGATGTCGGGGCAAAGGGGCAGCTTGCTCTTTGTACTGTTAGTGGAAAATTGTTCAAGTGCGAGACATTAAGCGGTCAGAAGTTTCACcgacaaagaagcaataAACTTATATCAGGCAAATGTATCCTTGTGAGCTGCGATTcccttttttcttcttttgcattAATCAAAGACGATATTGATATGATACCGTTAGGTTTTCCCAAACAAAACTTATACAAAGACATTGCTGCAATTTCGCCGCTGTCTAAATGGCCAATTGAGAGATTCAGAAGGCTCAAATGCGAAGAACTTAGGGACAAGCCGGACTCCGGCTTTTTATTCGATGATTTCGCGAAGCCAGGTGCTCGTGTTGAGCATTCAGACAAGGAATCTGTGATCTTAGACGTGGGTAATTCGTTGTCCACAAACAACCAAGCGGACTCACTCTGGAGAACTTTCTCATCACGCTGGTTCAAAAAGACCTCATTCGTTCAGTCGGAgatattttcaaatgaaTCCAATCGGAATTATAGCCTTTTTAATTCTGAAGGAGCACATGACCGTTATGATGTTTTGTTCGTTGATGGTAAAACCGGACAGATTGTGGGAGCATGCCACCGAGCTTTGTTAATGGCGCGTGCCcccaacttcatcaaacaAATAACAACGTTTGGTTCGTTTACCCCAAAATCTAATCACTCCCTCTCCTTCGTTTTGAAAAGCGATTTATGTGACAATAAAGGCTGTACAGTTATCCAAATGGTTTCAGGGAATATCGACTTAAGAGCAATATGCTGCGCATTACATTATATGTACACCGATGAAATCCCCGAACTTGGCTTTATAAGCGAAACCCAGGAAAGAAAACACTTCGAGGCGTCTGCTAAGCAATTTATGAAAGCCCTAGATCTGCACCTAACCACCTTTAGGGGAGACAAGCTGCCATTTGCCTTAGCAAAGTTACTCAAGCAATCAAATGCTGAGTATGACTTAAGTGGTGAGTTTTCGCCTGATGTTATAATTGAGCTAACAAATGGAGAGCAGTTTCACGCTCATTCTTTCATTCTAAGAAACAGGTccgctttttttgaaagcgccTTATCAAACAGATGGGCAAAATTAACTGGCAATATCAAAGTGCTGAAGATGCATCAAGTTTCTAAAGACGAACTTTTTTGCATTATGAAGTACATTTACGGCTTTGGATTCGAGGAGTTGTTTTCGCAGTGTGAGTTTGGAGGCTACAAAGAGTTTGTGAATTTTGTTCTTGGGCTCATTCAAACTTCTGACGAGTTTATGATGACAGGATTGAAACATTACCTTGAAAGCATACTCATTGATTATATTGATTCAAGCACAGTTATGATCATCCTTGTCAATGCTCACCGTTTATGCTCAAAGGCTCTTGTCATAGAGTGTTGCTGGTTCATTCAACACAACATAGGACTGCTATTTTGCGAAGGtaacttcaaaatcatcaatGAGTACTTCGACTCATATTTATGGCGGACAATTCaagacttcttctcgaGAACCCGGTCGATGAATTCCATTAATTTTCCAACGTGGTACAACGAGAATGGAAACCCCTCATACACCATCCGTCTATATGAAAGtaacatcaaaaagttcaatgaGCTCTTTATGGACCCCGATAATGCGTTTGAGCCTAGTTTTGAGCTGAACACTCAGCAAAAGAAACCTACAACTCTCAGGAAAAACTCCGATCGAAGGAAATCCTCTAGTGCCAGAAAAATGTCTCTCTCCCAGGACGACCTCGCCAACGTGCGTAGGCCCTCTTCGAGCGCAGGAGATGTCAAGAAACAAGGATTTAACTTGAATTTAAGTTTCATGGCGAAGAATAGCGAAGAGGCTATAGAAGACGATTCCGTGATTATTGGTAATGGCGGCTTTGTCACCGTCGCAAAAAGTAAGCGGAAGCCCTCAAAATCTTCACCAGCCACTAAGTCTTTAGAAGTTTCTGCCTCGAAAACAGTATCTAATTCCGCAAACGTCAACGTGGCTATGTTCGAAAATGTGACCAGGCTCGATTCGCAGGAGGCCAGGAGCCAAGAGAGAGCTCTAAGCCGCGCTTCCATGTTCCCAGTCCTGGCCAATGCTGTTCTAAgcacaacttcttcagaggaAATTTCAAAGGTAGCGCCCTCATCCACTTCAATACCGTTCTCAACTGCGAAGAAGATTTCACAAAAAGAGAGACTGAAGACGATAACAgcagaaaacaaacaaaccCCTgttgctcaaaagaagccTGTATGGGGAGGGAAGTCATCTAAGGCCATCCCAAATCCAGCCTCCACTACTGTTACCCCTTCGGCCTCCAAATTTCCATCGCTCTCACAGTCGTTGCATCATCaggttccaaagaaaaaggcgCCCAGCAAGGGACTGACAAGCACAGGGGAGAGCTGTACGATACCGCTTTACTTGAGCAACCCGAATACAAATACGGTAAAACCGCCGCGGTCCTTGAAAGAGacaattgaagaagaacgtTTTGCGAAGTGGTGGGCCGAAGAATCCGAAAGAGTGCAacaagagctgaagaaacaagAAGCCGAAGAGCGCGAAGCTCTGAATAACATTTATTCAAGTGGGCAACCCAgcagaaagaaaaatgtcaagaagcaaaaaccTCAAAGACCTGTGAATAGGAAGCAAGCGCAAGCTAAGACTTCAACGTAA
- the RNT1 gene encoding ribonuclease III (similar to uniprot|Q02555 Saccharomyces cerevisiae YMR239C RNT1 RNAase III cleaves a stem-loop structure at the 3' end of U2 snRNA to ensure formation of the correct U2 3' end), which produces MKDYNKKPQKAQKDGAEEQIAKKHRENAYSIHKSEDKPLELTNAYQYSQVLQLEHAVTNFMEYFNKIIQLSPNYKVYLENVDRPQETSVEILPAMLRHKLKCAAELASLNELGKLPLLEELNNYESKFSASDRKPILKDLKESDLDKMSASVNNEMVRHWNEVSRKAEEEEEEDGYEPEETKKKWPPKLPEIKNSAIKARVFIHKSMINDKLYLSEHDMIKAHNERLEFLGDSILNTTITMILYNKFPHLSEGQLSKLRMKLISNERLKKWSFLYKFNEKLRTNLDKTCENNDFKHGKQKLYADVFEAYIGGLIEDDPKHNLPKVRKWLSKLASPVIEEEFKKDDDLDVNEVDINAKKTLYSLIGYAALNLHYKPIQKPSSEDSNALVECRIKDGTVLGVGKGRNIKIAGMRAAQQVLQNKPLIEKYANLRAAVPRSDSVVKGPSGSKRSPPSDDGDDDSSASQQAKRANLGPGNDTSSNSRIVAMPDGSLAFN; this is translated from the coding sequence ATGAAAGACTACAATAAAAAGCCTCAGAAAGCACAAAAGGATGGGGCAGAGGAGCAAATCGCCAAAAAGCACCGGGAAAATGCCTACAGTATCCATAAAAGCGAAGACAAGCCATTAGAGCTTACGAATGCATACCAATACTCTCAAGTCCTACAGCTCGAACATGCTGTTACAAACTTCATGGAAtacttcaacaagatcaTACAACTTTCGCCAAATTACAAGGTTTATTTAGAGAATGTTGATCGTCCCCAGGAAACGAGCGTTGAAATTTTACCAGCGATGCTACGACACAAGTTGAAGTGCGCTGCGGAACTTGCATCACTAAACgagcttggaaaacttccGTTGCTAGAGGAACTTAATAACTACGAGTCCAAATTTTCTGCGTCTGACCGAAAGCCTATTTTGAAGgatctcaaagaaagcgATCTTGATAAAATGTCTGCATCAGTCAACAATGAGATGGTTAGGCATTGGAATGAGGTTTCAAGGAAGGCcgaagaggaggaagaggaggatGGCTACGAACCcgaagaaacaaaaaagaagtgGCCTCCAAAGCTCCCTgagatcaaaaactcaGCGATTAAAGCCCGTGTTTTCATCCACAAGTCCATGATAAACGATAAGCTTTATCTATCAGAGCATGACATGATAAAAGCTCATAACGAGCGCCTAGAGTTTTTGGGTGATTCAATTTTGAACACCACGATTACAATGATTCTTTACAACAAGTTCCCTCATCTCAGCGAAGGGCAGCTATCCAAACTTAGGATGAAACTCATCAGTAATGAGAGGTTAAAAAAATGGTCTTTTCTCTATAAGTTTAACGAGAAACTGAGAACCAATTTAGATAAGACCTGTGAAAATAACGATTTTAAGCATGGTAAGCAAAAATTATATGCCGACGTGTTCGAAGCATACATTGGAGGGCTTATCGAAGACGATCCCAAACACAATTTGCCCAAAGTCCGTAAGTGGCTAAGCAAGCTAGCAAGCCCAGTAATAGAGgaagaattcaaaaaggatGACGACCTGGATGTCAATGAGGTGGACATCAATGCAAAGAAAACCTTGTATTCTTTAATCGGCTACGCGGCTTTGAATTTGCACTACAAACCTAttcaaaaaccttcaagcgAGGATTCTAATGCGCTTGTGGAATGCCGTATTAAAGACGGGACTGTATTGGGTGTTGGAAAAGGTagaaatatcaaaattgcAGGAATGAGAGCAGCacagcaagttcttcagaaTAAGCCGCTAATCGAGAAATATGCTAATTTAAGGGCAGCGGTACCGAGGTCTGACTCAGTAGTCAAAGGGCCTTCAGGCAGTAAGCGCTCCCCTCCTAGCGACGATGGAGATGATGATTCATCTGCAAGCCAACAAGCCAAAAGAGCCAATCTGGGTCCTGGGAACGATACATCTTCAAATTCCCGAATTGTTGCTATGCCTGACGGCTCGTTAGCATTCAATTAG